In Plasmodium brasilianum strain Bolivian I chromosome 12, whole genome shotgun sequence, the genomic window tgtatatatacatgactagtataattattatttttactttttttcacGTTCATTTTTGtcaatttttgaaaaaataaaaagaacaggttaaaatggaaaaatggaTGCACATAAATAATGTACAAAACGGCATATGCTACAATAACAATgatgttttaattaaaagaaaaaagaatacgGAGAAGATAATATAATGAAGGCGTGtgtctatatattttatagcaaaagtatgttcatttttataaggTTAAGGATATCATCATACTTAACTGTTTTctatatatgtgcgtataaATGCATTCATGTTTAAATGGTATGCATTATCACTTTTTCCAGATAGTTCTAATGTTCAGTATATtaactcaaaaaaaaaaaaaaaaggaaaagaaaagaaaagaaaagaaaagaaaaagaaaagaagaataagAAGAAgcgcttatatatatatgaactatGGACGTACATTAGTTCgtcgaaaaaataaaatatttccgTGAATCGTGCGTGTTTTTTACATATGCTTTGAAATATTGTcgatataaatattaactttCAAAAGTTATAACTCTTTTACcccttcatatattttttcttaacaattgtactttttgtttcatttaatttctcttcttttccttttggGTTATTTCGTTTCACATTCccgttttttattttatttttcaccaCTTTGATTATTTCAAATAACTGAGAAAAGTTGTAAAATACGAACAGGGCTTTAATGAAACATTAACTTATTTATAATTGTGCTCTTTAAAAAGGGCTTCTCAATAATAAGTATGAAGAAAAAACTTTTAATATGGTTTTCAttcaattaaatttaaaaaatgtatacatttgtgagaaaataaggaaaaaaatataacatatacaaGTGTTACAttcagtaaaaaaaaaaaaaaaaaaatgaaaatgaaaaatagagACTTTTAAGTAgaaaatatcaaaataaatataagataaatttaaaacatgaataaattattttgcaTGTCAAAATAATTTCCTTAGAaggctttttatttttttatactattaTCCGTACCTTATTCTAAATTATGATGAAATATGAATGATAACGACACAAAAAAGTTCAGGGATATTAGCGACAGAATTCAGGGGAAATACGTACCAGTTGTTAAATTTGGGGGaacgaataaatatatcaacaGGAATTACAAAAATGACAATGGTACAAGCTTAAAaggagataaaaaaaaaaaaaagaaaaagagagaGTGAAAGAAAttaagaaagaaagaaacgAAGGAAGAAAGAATGaatgtaaaaagaaaaagaaagaatgtaagaatgaaaaaaaagaaacaacaAATCACAGTgaaatttaaacaaaattttgaaCGTATGTAGTTAAACATTTATGGGTTGACGCATGCGTGTGTCAATCGTGCATACACCAACTAAAGATGTGCGACTTATCTAGTTGTAACTACATGTAAAATGtggtttaaaaaaaaaaaaaaatataatataatataataaaataaaatatacgaaAGTATGTCTAACGTATTTCATATCTAATTTAACTTTTCCCGCAGATGACACAAGTAATATAAGTTTTACGGGGGATGACTGTAACGCAGGCAATAtcgatatatattatgataataaatatggGATAAATAGAGTATGTTTTTCACCACAAGGAAAGTACGTTGCAGGTTGTGGATCGAACGGTATTATTTACGTGTAcgatttatatgaaaataaactCTTAACTAAAATATGCACGAAAattgataatataaaagatctTATAATAAGTGATAATGATAAGTACATATACGCTTGTGGAGATAATAGgattatagaaatatttgatatatttgaaaataaaaaggtttGTAATGATAATATTGCAAAATATGTTGACATATCAATACCTAgaataattgaaaatataaatcgtAAACCGAATGACAGGTTGGatagtaataaatatgataacaataataattattataataacaattataatagtaCTAATAACAGGGTGTTTGGACATCTTAATAATTCTGCAAAAAAGAGTATGATAGACAATGTGTATGCACCTTGTCataaaacgaaatataaggatttaacatataacaaagtaatatatgttcctatatataattataatgatttaataaaatgtaatataaatatgatagACTTAAATcgaattaaattaaataaaataaatgaaatcaTAAATAAGtccatatttataattaaagatTCACATGAATATAGAACGTCTTGTTTGGCAGTACCGAATATAAgcacttttttaatttactccGGAGGAGGAGACGggttattaaaaatatgggATATAAGAATGAATTTATTTAccttaaataaaaacaattttaatagATCTATGTcagatattatatttttagataATAAAAACCCCTATGCTTCTATATGTTCCCATGAAGATATATTGACAAGCATTAATTTCAATAATACAATTGACTATGAGgaaaatgcatataaattaaGGAAAGAAGATAAATACGAtgagatgaaaaaaaaattaagaaaaaataatattgcaTCTTTGAAGAacgatttaaaaaaaggtgaaaaaaaagtaaatgacGACACAAGTGAAAGTTCAGTGACTGATGCTAGTAGCAGTAGTTCATCTTTTGGTTCCATGTGTTCATCGATATCTTATTCTTCCtttacttttaatttgtCAAAAACTAAATTCAATAATATTCTAATGACAAGTGGATATGACGGTTATATTcgtatatatgatataaataataatattataaaatcgTTTtatgatgaagaaaaaagtatCACACATTGTATGTTTAGTAACaacaacaaatatattataagtacaaataaatcgaaatattgcaaaatttttgattttatatatatgaataataaaaagaatacgaaaaatatgttaactTATTTGACGAACTACAAATCGTATTACTTAaatagtacaaaaaaaaataatgaaacatCGAAAGAAGAGGTCCACAATAGTAGTGAAAATAGCAATAGtagtggtaataataataatatgaatggTTATAATGATAGtagtaatggtaataatagtagtagtaattgtaataatagtGGTAGTAATGGAAATAACAATAGGGGAGCAGTGTATGaagataattttattatgcaGATGTACAATGATAATTATTTGCAACCATgccatattaaaaatttatatgaagaTGAAGACTTAGAGGAAAGAATAAAAGAACTAAACgagttaaataaaaaaatagcaaatgataaaaagaaagttGTGAACAGCAGTAGTGGTGGtataaacgaaaaaaacTCTGAGTCGGATTGTTCCTATTCTAGCAGTGATTCAAGTAATTTTGATGAAAATGTTATGAgagcaaatattttttatgaacatgtcAATAAAAAGTTAGAACCTACATGGTCCCTCTTCGTAgataatatgaaatatatgagCCTTATACCATATGAAGTAATGAGtgaaagtttaaaaaaaaattatgattataTTAAAGCGCATTATAACAATTTGCATAGTCAAAGTTATGATAActgtaataatgaaaattcggaaaaacaaaaggaacaattaaaaatagatgAAAAGAAACATAAGTTTTACTACGAATTATCAgatattatacataatgaAGCAGATATCccaaaattttattcctGTGTAGCAGGtgataaatgtattataccTTCAATTGATACctatgcacatgtatatgatatatataccGGTTTTCATGTTAATACCATAAATAATCTTTATTTAccaaattataatattgatCATTCTTATTTGTATTCATGCAACATAAATATGgaaattccaaaaaaaaaatttatatcctttttaaCAAGTGTTGATACATATCCAAAGAACCAAAATATTATTGCGACTTCAAATGGTTATCCGGATGGTTCTATTGTCATATGGGTGTTTGCTCCCTTTTAATTTAGGCGAAACGTTTTACTTCGTTTTACAACATACACACAGGTgtgtgaaattttttttttttttttttttcgatagGTATATGCCAcctaatatattcttttttttgaaagaaaTAAGTTACAccttttctattattttctttgaGAGATATATGTcctcttttttgttattttcttTGAAAGGAATACGcatccatttttattatattttttaaaagaaatataccaccatttttaatattttttttgaaagaaaTGGACCGctatttctattatattttttaaaaaaaatgtacctttctgtttttttttttctttttacacaTGTATTAAAccctttttatataattttattaattattttttttgtgcaaGTCTAATTTTAAGTAgtaactttaaaaaatgtatatataaaaatggaataataatgcactatattatgaaaaaaaaaaaagaaaatgaaaaaaaacagtATTAAAAAGAtcatacttttatttttatgtatgaatatatctGTACATGCGCACACGTAAATAGTTAAGAACGTGTATCAAAACTCTTTTAAGCtaaaacaaaacatatattaagaaaaatataaagagttATCCCCTTTGCAATTAGCTAAATTTTCAAGCAATATTTTCTTCCAACTTTTCTTCATGATCGTAATAATTTACTGGTGATCCTCCTGGAAccattattgttatatttaaaccatttaataataactttttaattttatttacttttttaatgttGTTTACATAAGTATATTCGGTAACATCTTCCAGCACCTGTAAATTCATTTGgacatttacatatgtagAAAATTACATGAATGTATTAAAAAggttaattaaataaagaatgtatataaaactttttattaaaaattaccaTGTTAACATACTCGTCAAAACCAACTAGTTTTCCAACTATTTCCTTGTCACCTTTCATCATAATCCATATTTTACTTCCTATGGTAAATAAGAAGATAAGACTAATTGCATTTTACTTAAAGCGatgtagttttttttttttttttttttttaaagcttttaatattacaaatataatcaaaaaaaaaaaaattttgtggGGCTCAGATGACAAAATACGGGATTTCCctctttaaatatatatgtacatagatacatatatataagtagtATCTATGTATCTATGTATCTATGTATCTATGTAAGTAGATAAATCTACTTAAATACGGGAAAACATTTTTCTTATGTACACTTACCAATACACTTATCCATTAGGGCCAGGGGTAAAAACGTCTCTGACCCACTTATAGTagccatttttattaaatttattaaagagAAGGTCGCAACTTTTGTTTCTCAAAAAGgggaatatataaatataaacttaCATGTGGTTAAACtgttacataaaatatgtttataatatgtattatatacacataatatttatgttttttttttttttttgaataatcatatatattcgtTCTCAATATGGGcattatacataattttatataaatatgcgttaaaatactatattattgtaacattatatattattcctttaaaaaaattttttttttacctgcattaaataatatgaaaacaGATGAGCTTATTTTGACAAAACAAAGTAGTGTTatttaagataaaaaataatattacaacaGTAGTTTAGTTAATTCAGAAAAATTGCATAATGAGATGTATTGTGAAAAATATTCTGTAGgaaatgtaattatatttatattaagaaaaaaaaaaaaattaattacagGACAGATTTATATCAAAGTGacaaataacaaataacGAAAAACAAATACCGATAACAGAGGctgaattatatttaatgaacagggaaaaaaaaaaaaaaaaaaacagtaaaattaaaaattaaaacacgCTCATTGAGGagcttattttatttataattttgatgTAGTAaccaaaaaaagaaaaaaaatgaattattttcaaaggtattctatataaaattataaactacatttaataaattaataaaaaaggtattttgtaaataatacttaaaaattgTTGCAAATGTGCACATACAGCGGTATGGGCGAGTGTAAAAAACAGGCAAACACATGTAAtgcgtacatataaatgtatacatacattaaagtgtatatataaacatatacccATGTACACCAACAGGAACGACTAACTATTGTCGGAATTCATGATTTCCTTAGCAAACTGCTTAACCGAACGCggtaatttttgaaaattgtTTTCCTGTTTTTCAATGAGAATTCTAATAAAATACCTtgcataaattaaatttaaagtgctcatatatttttttttccttttcaaaaCTTCTAGAGATTTATGATATATACTGTAGTTTGTACAGTTAAGTTGCAAACAACAAAATGGAACTTGTGTTAATACATGGAGTGAgcatttttctatatttgctaaatatttctgtattaataaatgaataatatccctttctacattttcataatttttaagtgCATTATCAATATTCCTTTCAGACACTTTatctgtatttatttttatgggATCATGATGTAATAACTCCTCTATTCCTGCATGATGTTGATCCTTCAACGGCGTGGAACATTTGCTACTTACCTTTTCTTCTTCGTCAGAAGTAGAAAATGCATGCCCTTGTTCTAACGTTACTTTCTTAATCATGTTGCTAATTAATTTGGTACCATTTCCAGAATACTCATTTAATTTGATGGTT contains:
- a CDS encoding WD repeat-containing protein, whose translation is MNDNDTKKFRDISDRIQGKYVPVVKFGGTNKYINRNYKNDNDDTSNISFTGDDCNAGNIDIYYDNKYGINRVCFSPQGKYVAGCGSNGIIYVYDLYENKLLTKICTKIDNIKDLIISDNDKYIYACGDNRIIEIFDIFENKKVCNDNIAKYVDISIPRIIENINRKPNDRLDSNKYDNNNNYYNNNYNSTNNRVFGHLNNSAKKSMIDNVYAPCHKTKYKDLTYNKVIYVPIYNYNDLIKCNINMIDLNRIKLNKINEIINKSIFIIKDSHEYRTSCLAVPNISTFLIYSGGGDGLLKIWDIRMNLFTLNKNNFNRSMSDIIFLDNKNPYASICSHEDILTSINFNNTIDYEENAYKLRKEDKYDEMKKKLRKNNIASLKNDLKKGEKKVNDDTSESSVTDASSSSSSFGSMCSSISYSSFTFNLSKTKFNNILMTSGYDGYIRIYDINNNIIKSFYDEEKSITHCMFSNNNKYIISTNKSKYCKIFDFIYMNNKKNTKNMLTYLTNYKSYYLNSTKKNNETSKEEVHNSSENSNSSGNNNNMNGYNDSSNGNNSSSNCNNSGSNGNNNRGAVYEDNFIMQMYNDNYLQPCHIKNLYEDEDLEERIKELNELNKKIANDKKKVVNSSSGGINEKNSESDCSYSSSDSSNFDENVMRANIFYEHVNKKLEPTWSLFVDNMKYMSLIPYEVMSESLKKNYDYIKAHYNNLHSQSYDNCNNENSEKQKEQLKIDEKKHKFYYELSDIIHNEADIPKFYSCVAGDKCIIPSIDTYAHVYDIYTGFHVNTINNLYLPNYNIDHSYLYSCNINMEIPKKKFISFLTSVDTYPKNQNIIATSNGYPDGSIVIWVFAPF
- a CDS encoding U6 snRNA-associated Sm-like protein LSm5 — encoded protein: MATISGSETFLPLALMDKCIGSKIWIMMKGDKEIVGKLVGFDEYVNMVLEDVTEYTYVNNIKKVNKIKKLLLNGLNITIMVPGGSPVNYYDHEEKLEENIA